The nucleotide sequence CTCCCGTCTCTGATAATCCTTCTATGGTGGTGATCTTATTATCTGCAGCAGCAGAAATGGGAAGTTGGCAAGACCTTACTGCGGTACCATTAAAATGTACAGTACAAGCGCCACATTGGGCTATTCCACATCCATATTTGGTACCTACCATTTTCAATTGATCTCTTAAAACCCAAAGTAGAGGAGTACTAGGGTCTGTCTCTATTTTTCGACTTTTTCCATTTATGCTAATATTGAATTCTGCCATCTTCTTAAATTTTTCTAAAAATTAAGAAATTAATGTATTACAATCCTAATTATACAAACAACAATTACTGTAATAGCATGTAATTTTGAACGACTTTGATAGGATATCTTGCATCTTATAGGATGAAATTTAAGTTAATGCTACCTACTAGTAATGTCATAAATTTCAATAATATCTGTAAATTGGATTTTTAGTAAGCAACAAGGCAAATAGTATTATGCAAGTAATTTTAAAATCATACAGACTTCTACATTGAAATTAAAAAAAAGGACTGATCCTAAATTCGTATTGATCATTATTGTATTATCTCAATTTTGCTGTACTTCTCTTTGGTTTGCCGGGAATGCGGTTTTAAACGATCTAATTTACAAATTCAGTCTAAACGATAACAGTTTAGGCACTTTAACTTCATCTGTTCAATTAGGTTTTATAACTGGTACTTTACTATTTGCGATCTTTACAGTAGCCGATAGATTTGCTGCTCAAAAAGTGTTTTTTACTTGTGCGCTGCTTGGTGCTTTATGTAACGCTGCAATTATATTTGAAGGTAATAATTTATGGAGCATTTTATCGCTGAGATATTTAACAGGATTCTTTCTAGCAGGAATTTATCCGGTTGGTATGAAGATAGCTTCAGACCATTTTAAAAATGGTCTTGGAAAGGCAATGGGATTTCTTGTAGGGGCATTAGTGCTCGGCACCGCCTTTCCCTATTTATTAAGCAGTTTTACCAATAGTTTCCCATGGAAAGGAGTAATAGCAGTCACTTCTATAATAGCAGTATTTGGTGGAACTATCATGCTAGTTGTTATTCCAAGCACTAACAGATTAAAAAGTGAACGCTTAGAACTAGATGCTTTTATCAACGTTTTTAAGAATAAAAACTTCAGAATTCCTGCGATTGGCTATTTTGGGCATATGTGGGAGTTGTACGCGTTTTGGGCATTTTTACCATTAATCCTAATTGCTTATAAAACATCTCATCCAAATATTTCGCTCAATATTCCAATTCTATGTTTTCTAATAATAGCAATCGGGGCGCTAGGTTGTGTTCTGGGAGGTTATATATCTCAGAAAATTGGAGTTAAGAGAACAGCATTTATTTGCTTACTAATGTCTTGTGCTTGTTGCTTAGGACTGCCATTTTTAATAGCAACTCCTTCAAAAAGCTTGTTTATAGGATATCTTCTATTTTGGGGGTTTATGGTAGTGGCAGATTCACCACTTTTTTCAACATTAGTTGCTCAGCAGGCTCCTGTAAAAGTAAAAGGAACAGCTCTAACAATTGTAAATTGCATAGGATTTCTTATAACCATTGGCAGTATACAATTATTATCATATCTAAATTATCAGTTTAATACAAATTTGATTTATATGATCTTAGCCCTAGGACCAATAGTGGGATTAATTGCGCTATTAAAGAAAAGGAACATTTAAATGCAGACTGAGAAATCATATATTTATTAGATTTATTAAAGTATTTTGAAAGCTATGAAAGAAACAGCACTATTAGA is from Gillisia sp. Hel1_33_143 and encodes:
- a CDS encoding MFS transporter translates to MKLKKRTDPKFVLIIIVLSQFCCTSLWFAGNAVLNDLIYKFSLNDNSLGTLTSSVQLGFITGTLLFAIFTVADRFAAQKVFFTCALLGALCNAAIIFEGNNLWSILSLRYLTGFFLAGIYPVGMKIASDHFKNGLGKAMGFLVGALVLGTAFPYLLSSFTNSFPWKGVIAVTSIIAVFGGTIMLVVIPSTNRLKSERLELDAFINVFKNKNFRIPAIGYFGHMWELYAFWAFLPLILIAYKTSHPNISLNIPILCFLIIAIGALGCVLGGYISQKIGVKRTAFICLLMSCACCLGLPFLIATPSKSLFIGYLLFWGFMVVADSPLFSTLVAQQAPVKVKGTALTIVNCIGFLITIGSIQLLSYLNYQFNTNLIYMILALGPIVGLIALLKKRNI
- a CDS encoding (2Fe-2S)-binding protein codes for the protein MAEFNISINGKSRKIETDPSTPLLWVLRDQLKMVGTKYGCGIAQCGACTVHFNGTAVRSCQLPISAAADNKITTIEGLSETGDHPIQKAWLEHDVPQCGYCQAGQMMSASALLNRNPSPSDKDIENAMNGNICRCGTYTRIKAAIKTAANSELS